CCACTGCACCAACCCCACAGGCGCAGTCAACCTAAAAGTAACAAGGATTTTTGCCCGCGCAGCGCGGGCTTTTTTTTGCGTATTTTCTTATTTATCCCTGCACGCGATCCCGGTCGCAATAACCGCCTGCACATCACCTATACTTTTGGCGTCCATCCTGATGCCGGAGGGAATTATGACGCATAACCGTATTAGCCGCGCGCCGTCAGACGAGATTGCCCGTCAGACCCCCACTGGTGCGGAGGGCGTTCAGCGCCTTGATGGCTGGAGCGAATGGGCGTATCAGGATGCGGAACGCGGCGCGGACGACAAGCCGGCGCTGGATGAGGCGTTTGAACTTGATATTCATGACTGTTCCGTCAGCGAGCGACATCGCTAAGCACGCTTGCGCCAGCAAGGGGCGTTAAGGGTACGTTAGTGAGTCACAGTGGTGCTAACGGGCTTTATCAGCGGCGTTGCTATGTGCGTTTCCGTTAGCGAATGACCCAAGGGCTTTTGTCAGCGTCATTGATCTGTGCGTTTCCATCAGCAAATGGCGCTGATGGGCCTGGGCCAGGCGCGTTTCCGTTAGCCAATGGCTCTGGAGGGGGATGTCATAAGCAGGCACTTTCACATTTTTCCGGACGCGCGTCAGAGCGGGCATAAAAAAATCCCGACCTGGTTGGGCCGGGATGACAGAGTCGTCAATGAAATTCGTTACACCAGGAAATTCCTTATAACGGCGACAGAGTACGTTAATTATTCCTTAAGATAAATCTCATTCACCCGGTATAACGCCTTTTATTTAACCGATATTGCCCATGCTGCGCTGGAAAAGCAGAGATTTTTCACTTTATTAGACGCGCACCCCATCCTGATCCGGCGCTTAACAAATCGCCTGATTTCCAGACTATTCTGAGCGAGTTCGCCACCTCCTGGTTACCCCGCCGCCCGTCAGAGTTAACAACTCTCGTTATACTTAGGCAGAGTCGCTACCGTATCGGACGCCGTTACTATGAGGACTTTGGCATGCCGAATTTGCAAGATCCCTTAATGATCGTCACTGACCTCGACGGGTCGCTGTTAGATCACCATACCTACAGCTGGCAGCCGGCGGAGCCGTGGTTAACACGGCTGCGCGAGGCGCATATTCCGCTGGTGATTTGTACCAGCAAAACCTCAGCGGAGATCATTCCGCTGCAGCAGCAGCTTGGTTTTCCCGGCGCACCCTTTATCGCCGAGAACGGCGCGCTGGTGCAGCTTGAAAATGCGCAGGGTGAAATGGTGCGTCACCACGCCGGCAAAGACTACAGCGAAATTTGCCACTGTCTGCGCCGTCTGCAGCAGCAGCACCATTTCCGCTTTACCGGCTTTATCGATTTTACTGAAAAAGAGCTGGCGGATATCACCGGCCTGCCGCCCGCCGGCGCCGCGCTGGCGCGCATGCGCGAGGCGTCGGAAACCCTGGTATGGCGCGACAGCGATGAGCAGCTTGCCCTGTTCCGCCAGGCGCTGGAGCAGGAATCACTGATGCTAGTGCAGGGCGGCCGCTTCTGGCACGTAATGCCGAAAGGCAGCGGTAAAGGCGAAGCGCTGCGCTGGCTGCTGCAGAATATGACCACCTCAGGAGGGAAGCGCTTTATTACCGTCGGGCTGGGCGACGGCCCTAACGACGCGCCGATGCTGGACAGCGTCGATTACGCCGTAGTGATCAAGGGATACAGCAAGAACCCGGTGGAGCTGACGCGCCAGGATGAGCGTCACGTCTATCAAACCATGGAATATGGCCCCGCTGGCTGGTGCGAAGGCCTCGACTATTTTATCTCACAGGAATGACTCAGGCGCGGCCGCAGGCCCGTTTGCTTGATGTGGAGCCAGATATGAGTGATTTTTTCCAGAACGGTGTCATAACGAATTTTCATAACCTGACCGGCCGCCCGACCGAGGCGCTGGAAAGTGAAATGGTGCAGTTTGCGCGTAAGCGCAAGATGGGATTGATTCTGCCGTCGCTGTTTTCCGAGCTGGAAGGTCCGGCGCTGAGCCATATTGTCGATGAGCTGGCGAAGGTGCCCTACCTGGAGGAAATTGTTATCGGGCTCGATCGCGCCGATCGCGATCAGTTTCTTTTCGCACGCGATTTCTTTTCGCGCCTGCCGCAGCGCCACCGCATTTTGTGGAACGACGGACCACGCCTGAAGGCGTTGGATGCGGAGCTGGATAAAGAGGGGCTGTCGCCAACCCAGCCGGGCAAAGGCCGCAACGTCTGGTTCTGCACCGGCTACACGCTCGCCTCCGATCGCAGCAGCTGCGTTGCGCTGCACGACTGCGATATCGTTACCTATGAGCGCGGCATGCTGGCGCGCCTGCTCTACCCGCTGGCGAACCCGGCGTTTGAGTATGAGTTCTGCAAAGGCTTCTATGCCCGCGTGGCGAACAACAAGCTCAACGGCCGCGTCGGCCGCCTGCTGGTGGGGCCGCTGCTGCGCTCGCTGCAGCAGGTCTATGGCCATTCAGACTATCTCGACTACCTGACCAGCTTCCGCTATCCGCTCTCGGGCGAATTTGCCATGCGCACCCATGTGCTGAACGGCATTAAAATCCCCGGCGACTGGGGACTGGAAATCGGCGTGCTGTCAGAAATTTACCGCAACTACACCACGCGGCAGACCTGCCAGGTGGAGATCGCCCACAACTACGATCACAAACATCAGCCGCTATCAGAAGAGGATGGCACCGGCGGCCTGCGCCGCATGAGTAACGATATCGTGCAGTCGCTGATGCGCAAGCTGGCGACCATGGGCGTAAACCTGACCAGCGATTCGTTCCGCGTGCTGAAAGCGACCTACTACCGCAACGCGCTCGATATGATGGAGATTTACAGCCACGAAGCGAGTATGAACGGGCTGCATTTCGATCAGCACAGCGAAGAGGCGGCGGTCGAGATGTTTACCCAGGCGATCCTCGACGCCGGACAGGCGTTTATGGAAAGACCTAACGACAAACCCTTTATCCCCAGCTGGAGCCGCGTCCAGTCCGCTTTCCCCGATATTTTGCAGCGTATCTATCAGGCGGTGGAAGAGGATAACCAAGGCAACGTCTAACCCTGCCAGCAGACGCGGTTGCGGCCGCCCTGCTTCGCCAGATAAAGCCTGCGGTCGGCTGCCGATTGCAGGCTTTCAATCGTCCAGGTTCCCTGTTCGCTACTGCTGGCGACGCCGAACGATGCGGTGATCTGCAAAGTCAGCCGGTCGTCGATAGCGACCTTTTCCGCCGCCAGCGCTGCCCGTATCCGCTCCGCCACGCCGCACGCATCTTCATGCCCGGTCTCCGGCAGCAGCAGGCAAAACTCTTCGCCGCCGATGCGCCCGCAGAGATCGCTTTCCCGCAGCTGCTGTTCAATAATTCGCGCCGTGTGCCTGAGCGCCTGATCCCCGGCGTGATGGCCCCAGCTGTCGTTCACCCGTTTAAAATAGTCGATATCGAGCTGGATCAGCGCCAGCGGCTGCTGATGCCGCTCGCACAGCGCGCTAAGCGGACGCGCTCGTTCGAAAAAGGCGCCGCGGTTGAGTAGCTGCGTCAGCGGATCGTGACTGGCGCGCTGATAGAGCTGATGCTGCAGCCCCAGGAGCCGATCGATCAGACGATGAATGGTATACCAGGCAACCAGCAGCAGCAGGGTAAAGAGCAGCCAGGTGAACAGCAGCACCAGCGAAACACGCCCTACCTCCCCCTGAATGCTCTCTTTCCAGGTCTGAATGCTAAGCAGTACGCCGTCGAAATCGTTCATGCGCCGCCAGCTGACAAAGCGCGCGCCCAGGCGCAGCTGCCCTTTATCAGCCCTGGCCGTCTGCTGACGCAGCAGCTCCCTCTCCTGCACGCTCAGATCATGCCCCTGCTTATAGGGAAAATTATCCGAGGCGGCCAGCGTATTCATGGCGCGGTCAAGCAGCAGAACGGCGCCCTGCCGGCCCGACGGCAACGCCTGTTGCAGGTAGGCGTGAACGCGATCGCTGGCGAAATCCATCGCCAGCACGCCGTACCAGTAATCCTCGCCGTCGACCGGCACGCTGACGGTCACCATGGCGCCTTCGTTCAGGCCACCCTGATAGACCTGGGTCCAGCGCAGCCGGCGCAGCGGATTGCTTTCGGGGGTCATCTCCGTGAAGTAGCTGCGCTGCGCCATAATGCGGTAGTTGTCCAGCGCCTGCTGGTTGCTGCTGGGTGGAAAAGAGCTAACGAAAAACCCGGCGCGTGAGAGATACCAAAGCCGCCGCTCAAAATCTTTTTCCGGTTCGGTAAACTGCAAAATAAAGCTGAACTCCAGCGCCGCGCCGACTTCTTTCTGCAGGCGCGCCCAGTCGCTGCGGTCGAGCAGCCCGTAAGCGCTCAGCTCGTGATCGGAAATGCCGCTCAGCGGCATATTACGTTGTGTATTGACGTTCAGGCTCCAGCTCGTCTTGCGACGCAGCTGGCTAAACAGCCGGATGGCGCGGCGGCTGTTGTCGGACTCCAGCGGATTGACCAGCGCATACTGCAGGATGCGGCGATAGAACAGCATCTTATCGAGGCTGGACTGAAACTGCCGCTCCAGATTATTGGCGATGGCGGAAACTCTCCCCTGACGCTCGGCTTCATAGGTTCTTTTCAATACCACCGCCTCGCGCCAGGTCAGGGCGGAAGAGAAAAGCAGCACGACAATAAAGCAAACATGAACGATAGCGTGCGGGTGCCGGTCCGATCCCCGACGGCGAAGCAACGCATGATTCAACACGCTCGGTACTCCTGATTGCACTCAGATTAGTAGCAGTGTAGCCAGAAACCCGCCGGCAAGGCGGGCCGGCAGATAATGCGCCCGCTACTCTTTTGGGCGGCCCTGCGCGGGCGGTTTGGCTTCCAGACGGCGCAGCTTGTTCCACGCCCGCCGAATGCCGCGCGGCGCCATCTGGCTGGCGTAGCGTTCGAAAATGGCGGTGCGGCGGCGCTGCTCTCTGCGGTTGTCATACCACATCATGCCGCCGCGCAGTATAGCGAAGGCCACGCCCAGCAGGTACCCCCACTCTTGTAGAGTGAGGCGGGTCAAATAGCCTTTCGCGAGGCCGGATAACAGCAACAACAGGTTCATTACGATGTCCATCCCCTTCTCCCAACGATAAAAAGGATGAATCAATAATGAACCATTGGTACATAAATAACAAGAACAATTAGTTCATTTTGTTAATGGGATCGCTTAACCTAAATTTTCCCATTTGGCTTCCACCACAACGCCGATGATGCGGCAGTCATCGTGGATTTCCTGCATTTTATATTCAGGATTTAACGGCTTAAGGTATTTGCGCCCGCCATCTTCGATATAGCGCTTAAAGGTTGCCTCGTTGGCATTAATCAGGCGGGCAACCACCAGCTTTCCTGATGTGGCGGGGATATCGGGATCGACCAGAATCATCATCCCTTCCGGAATGCTCAGCCCGACGGGCGAGGTCATCGAATCACCTTTGACCTCCAGCCAGAAGCTGTTTTCGCTGACATGGCGCGTGGTGGCGGGCCAGCGATCGATCTCGGCGCGCGACCAGGGTTCGACCGCCTCGCTCCAAAGCCCGGCGCTCACCCAGCTAATCAGCGGATAGCAGTGCGTGGCGGGCGCCTGGTTGACGCTGCGTACGTTGTTATCCAGCCGGGTCGAACCGAGCTGCAGCCACTCGCGGCTGACGTCAAGATAGTCGGCCAGCGCCTGAATTTTGCCGTCGCGCGGCAGTGCTTCGCCATTGAGCCATTTGCCCACCGCGCGCGGCGTGACCGCCAGCGCCCGCGCCAGCGCGACGCCGCGGCCGTGCGCCTCCAGCCCTTTACGATTGCAGGCTTCGATAAGCCTGGCGGAAAACGCCTGACGAGAGGTTTCTTCTGACATGGTTCACCTGGTTCATCTGTTACGCGCCAAAAAGGCGCAAAAAAGGAAATAATGAACCAAATGTACAAAATCGATACCCGCCAGTCAATACCGGCGGGTGCGGGAGAGGAAGTTAGCTGGCGAGCTGGCGGTCGAGAGCGACCGGGGAAAGTTCATCTTCGCGGAACGCTTCACGACGCACGCTGTAGCCGTCGTACCAGCGACACTCCACCATTCCGCTGGCGATGCCGGTGACGATCATGGTTTGACCACCCTCGATATGCTTCACTTCATCGCTGACGCTGATAAACATAATGCGGCCTCCTGAGTTAGGTTAAAAAGCACTCATTATGTATAGCAGGCAGCACCTGAATTTTCCTGCGCGACAGATAAAAAGCCGGAGCTGACACGCAACAGCCAGTGAAAAATAAGGAAAATAAACAAAGCCTGTAAAAATTGACGCAGCGGTTTAACGACATAGCCCCCTGAAAAGCAGGCATAAAAAAAACGGACCTGAGTCCGTTTTTGCCATTTTGACCACCGCGGTCGCCCGCGGCGTACGGCCGAAAATCAGATTTTGCAGCCTTCGCAGTCCGCTTCGTCATCCATCAGCTCGGGCAGTTCGCTCGCTTTCTTTTCCGCGTTGGCCTGCGCCTCTTCCAGCTGGGCGTCAATATCAAATTCAAACATATCGTCGTTCATGGCATGCTCCCGTTAATCAACTTTCGCCGCTCTTTATACCTTAAGCGCGCAGCTTCGCAATCAGATTTACCACCAACAGCACGATCGACCCAATGATAAAGCCGATCACCAGGTTGGCGCCGTTTTCCAGCAGCGTAGCGATAAAGCCGGCGAAACCGGCGCTAAAATGGGTGATGGCGTGATGCAGTGCCGGAATGCCATGCACCACAATGCCGCCGCCCACCAGAAACATCGCCAGCGTGCCGACCACCGACAGGATCTTCATCAACCAGGGCGCCGCCACCAACAGCACTTTGCCGATGCCGCGCGCCACGGCGGATGCTTTCTCGCTCAGCCAGTAGCCCAGGTCATCCAGCTTAACGATACCCGCCACAATGCCGTAAACGCCGATGGTTACCAGAATGGCGATGCCGGCCAGAATAATCACCTGGTTCAGCAGCGGCGCGTCGGAGACGATGCCGAGCGTGATAGCAACAATCTCCGCCGACAGAATAAAATCGGTGCGCACCGCGCCTTTGATTTTCTTCTTCTCGTAGCCGACCGGATCTTGCTCCACCAGCTTCTTCAGCCGCAGCTGACGCGCCTCCGGCGATTCGGCGTTTTTATCGTGATGCAGGCTGTGCATCACCTTCTCCACGCCCTCATAGCAGAGATAGGCGCCGCCCAGCATCAGCAGCGGCGTGATCGCCCAGGGGGCGAAAGCGCTGATCACCAGCGCCAGCGGCACCAGAATCAGCTTATTTAAAAACGACCCTTTCGCAACGCCCCAGACAACCGGCAGTTCGCGGTTGGCCTTTACGCCGGTGACCTGCTGCGCATTCAGCGACAGATCGTCGCCCAATACGCCGGCGGTTTTCTTTGCAGCGACCTTGCCCATGACAGAAATGTCATCCAGCAATGTCGCGATATCATCAAGCAATGTCAGTAAGCTACTTCCAGCCAAGTTAAATTCCTTATTTTACAGTTCATCATGCTGACAACAGGGGCAAACCTGTATCTCGCTGACCGCCATATCGGCGATGCCTTCACAATCCCACTCAACCCGCACCGGCCCTTCCCCGGCGTGATGGTGCAGGTATTTACTGACCGCGCTTTCCGTCATGCCGGTGATCACTTCTGTCGCCACCAGCGTTTCGCCAACATAGACCCGCGCCGTAGCGCGCGTGTTGACCATGCGCTCTCCCTGTAGCTTGTAGAGTCGCCGTACCGTCAGTTTAATGCTGGACATGCTCTCCCCCGGAGTGTTCAGGCTAAAACAGCGATCTAAGCAATTATGGTTCGCTTTGGCAAACTTTGCGCCGGATCACGCTGCGCCCCCGGCAAAAAAGCAGGTAATTTTGCCGGGTTCATGGCAGATTAAAAACCTTTTATTACAGATGGATTGGAAAAAATGTCGCGTTCCGCTGCCTCGCCGCTGCCCTTAGCGCTGGCGCTGTTTACTTTATATATCGTCTGGGGCTCTACCTATTTCGCTATTCGGCTCGGCGTGGAAAGCTGGCCGCCGATGATGCTGGCGGGGCTGCGCTTTTCGCTGGCCGGACTGATCCTGCTGGCGTTTCTGCGCTGGCGCGGTCAGCCGCTGCCGAACGCCCGCGCCGCGCTCAATGCGTGCCTGATTGGCCTGCTGCTGCTGGCGGTCGGCAACGGACTGGTGACGCTGGCGGAACATCAGCAGGTGCCGTCCGGGCTGGCGGCGGTAATGGTGGCGACGGTGCCGCTGTTCGCCATGTGTTTCAGTCGGCTGTTCGGCATCCGCACGCGCAAAATCGAGTGGCTCGGCATTCTGGTCGGGCTGGCGGGCATTGTGCTGCTGAACAGCGGCGGCCATCTGGCGGGCAATCCACAGGGGGCGATTCTGGTGCTGATTGCGGCGCTCAGCTGGGCATTCGGCTCGGTGCTGGGGTCGCGCATCGTGCTGCCGCAGGGGGCGATGGCGGGCGCGATAGAGATGCTGGCGGCGGGCGCGGCGCTGCTGTTGACCAGCGCGCTGAGCGGCGAGCGCCTGAGCGCGCTGCCCGATCTGCAGGGTTTTCTGGCGCTGAGCTATCTGATGCTGTTCGGCTCGATTATCGCCATCAACGCCTATATGTATCTGATCCGTAACGTCTCGCCGGCGATCGCTACCAGCTACGCCTATGTGAACCCGACGGTGGCGGTACTGCTTGGCACCTCGTTCGGCGGCGAAACGCTCTCGGCGCGCGAATGGCTGGCACTGGCGGTGATCATTTTCGCCGTGGTGCTGGTGACGCTGGGCAAGACGCTGTTCCCCGACCGCCGCGGCGTGTAACGCCCTGCCGGTTTTCAGCGCGGCGGACAGGCCTGGTCCGGCGACAACGTTTCAGCCTGGCGGACAGGCCTGGTCCGGCGACAACGTTTCAGCCTGGCGGACAGGCCTGGTCCGACGACAACGTTTCAGCCTGGCGGCTCGGTCTGTTCCGCCGGCAGCGTAAGCGGATGCATACCCTGGTGATCGATGGCGGCGTTACTCTCGCTCGCCAGAATCCACTCTTCCAGCCGGACGATGATCGCCTCGTCATCCAGCTTTAGCTTGCCGCGCAGTGCGCACTCCCACACTACCAATACTTTCCACTGCTGCTGCGTCAGCTGCTCGATATGGCGTCGATCGCGCGCCACATTACTGCCGATCTTACCCATCCAAAAGGCGGTGCGGGTGGCGGGTACCTTAAACAAATAGCAGTGATGGTGATGCCAGAAACAGCCGTGGACGAAAATGATCGCCCGCTGTTCATCCAGCACAAAATCGGGCCGTCCCGCCAGATTTTTATCCTGTACCCGATAGTGAAAGCCGCGATCGGTCAGCAGATTACCCAGACGCTGCTCAATGGCGGTATCGCGCGTGCGAATGGCGCGCATGTTCTTGCTGCGCACGGCGGCGGTATGCACATCGGCCATATTATTCCTCCTTGTGGTCTGTTAACAGTGTATGCGTCGTCGGAAGAAACCGGCAAACCGTCGTCGCGCCGGCTGCAATAATTTACAAGCCAGCCGTCGCGCGAACTGCCAGACTGCGGGTTTTATCGAGGAGAAAAACCATGACGCAACTGCTGTGCTACAGCGAACCCGAGGCGACGCGCTGCGCTGCGCGGCTTACCGACTGGGGAGATGATGAAAAGGGAAGCTGGATCGCCGTCGACCGCACGGTTTTCTATCCGCAGGGCGGTGGCCAGATGTCCGACCGCGGCGCGCTGACGCTGGGCACGCAGTCGCTGCCCTGTTCGCTGGCGCTGCTGCGCGACGGCGCGGTGCGCCATTACCTGCCCACGCTGCCGGAAAGCCTTGAGCGCGGCGCGCCGTTGCAGCTGGCTATCGATGCGCCCTTCCGCCTTATGGCGTCGCGATCGCACAGCGCCGGGCACCTGATCTCGCATGTGGTGGAAACGCTGCGCCCCGGGCTGGTGCCCGACAAAGGGCACCATTTTCTGCCGGGCGCCTATGTGGCGTTTCAGGGCGAGCTGGCTGATGAGCCGGAAAGCTTTTTACGGCTGGTGCAGCAGCAGACGGAGGCCGCCATCGCCGCCTCGCTGCCAGTGCGCATCGGCGCGAGAACGTTCAGCGACATCGCCGCGCTACGCCCTGAACTGGCGGACAAAATCCCGCAGCAGCCGCAGATCCGCACCGTCGCCATTGGCGACTATCGTCCTTTCGCCTGTGGCGGCACGCACGTGTCCCACAGCGGGGTTATCGGCGCGCTGGCGCTGCGGAAGATTAAGGTGAAAAACGGCGTACGCATAAGCTATGAGCTGTTATCCGACTGACGACGCCAACGCCTCCGCGATACGTTGTTGCGTGGCGAAAGGCGCGACGGCAAACCTCTTCTGTTACCAGGCGGAAGGGGCGACGGCGAACGCCTGACGAAAGGCGCGGCTGAAGTGGCTTTGATCGTAGAAACCCACCTCCGCCGCCACCTGCGCCACGCTGTATTCGGGCCGGCTCAGCAGGCGGCACGCCTGTTCCAGCCGTAACCGTTTCAGCCAGGCGTGCGGCGTCATGCCGGTATGCTGCTGAAAGCGACGAAGAAACTGAAAACGGCTCAGGCCGCACAGCGTCGCCAGCGTCTGCAGCGAGAGCGGTTGGCCGAGATGCGCATAGCAGTAATCACGCACCCGCTGAAATTCACGCCGCGACAGCCCAGCCCGCCGCTAACCGGCATTGGCCGCAGCGCGCCCTGCTGAATCACCAGCGGCGCCAGCAGCAGCAGCGCGGCGGCATCGAAACGCTCCTGATACGCGGCCGCCCCGGCGTGCAGATGCCACAGCTGCCGGCTCAGCAACGGCGCATCGACAATTGCCGGGCCGCACTCAAAGCGCTGCGGTGCGTCGGTAATCTCCTGCGCCAGGGTTTGCAGCAGCGCCGGCGCAAGGCGAAAGGTTCTCAGCGTATAGCCGCCATCCCCTTCGCGCGTGCCGGTATGCACTTCGCCGGGTGGCATGATGGCGATGCGCCCGCGCGTCAGCAGATCGGAGCGGCCGCTAAAATCCTGCCGCTGCACGCCGTCGGCGATCAGGCCAATATGGTAATCAAGATGAAAATGGGGGGCGAAATCGGAATGGGTCAAATGCGCTTCGCCCAGCACCATGCCGGGCAACGCCTGTGGATGATAATAGCTGACGCGCTCCTGCGGCTTCTCCTGCGCGCCCATTATCGCTTGCTCACCGCCTCGGCGATCCATGGCCGCAGCAGCTGCGCCACGGCGGCGAACACCGGCACGATGACCGAGTTGCCGAACTGGCGATAGGCCTGGGTGTCGGAGACCGGAATGCGGAACGGCCGCCCTTCCGGCGTCTCAAATCCCATCAGCCGGGCACATTCGCGCGGCGTCAGCCTCCGCGGACGCCGCTGCTGGTTATCGGGATGGTCGAAATTGGCTTCGCCAAGGGCGCGATCCCAGCCGCGGTCGATCAGGATCTCCGAACCGTCTTTGTAGTAGCGCGCTGACAGCGTGCGCACCACACCGTGCGTGCTGGCAGGATCGAACAGGCCATAGCCGAAGCCGTTGCCACGCGCCTGATGTTTGCGCGCATAGTTATAGAGATACTTCCAGAGCGTCGGCGTCAGGATATATTTCGCGTCAACCTGCGGCTCCAGCAGCTCCGCCAGCGTACGGCGACGCTGCGGCCAGAAGCGGGAGATATCGCGCAGGGTAAAGCCCGGCTTTAGCCCCAGCTCGCGGCGGAAGCCCACCAGCACGATGCGCTCGCGGTGCTGCGGCAGAAAATGCTGACCATCGATGATTTTCGGATCCGGCCCGGCGGCATCGGCGTCCGCCACGTCATAGCCCAGCTCGTCCAGCGTCTGCATAATGATGCGGAAGGTGTTGCCCTTATCGTGGCTTTTCAGGTTCTTCACGTTCTCCAGCACGAAGATGGCCGGCTTCTTGGCGGCGATAATACGCGCCACATCGAAAAAGAGCGTGCCCTGCGCCTCACAGGCGAAACCGTGCGCGCGGCCCAGCGCATTTTTTTTAGAAACCCCCGCCAGCGAAAAAGGCTGGCAGGGAAAGCCCGCCAGCAGCACATCATGATCCGGCACGCTCTGATCGATATGTCGCCAGGCGGTTTGCTCATCGATATCGGCGCGCTGGCTTAGAGTGACGTCGCGGATATCCTGATTAAAGCGGTGCTGCTGTTCGTCGCAGTACCAGTTGGCCTTATAGGTACGCACCGCATGTTTGTTCCATTCGCTGGTAAACACGCACTGACCGCCGATAGCCTCAAAGCCGCTGCGAATGCCGCCGATGCCGGCGAAAAGATCGATAAAGCGAAAGGCGTAGTCGGGATGGTGCGCAGGCGGCGTGGGCAGCATGTGCTGTAGCAGCGCCCTCTCCTCGTCGGTCAACAGGCGCTGACGCCCCTGGCCGGTTTGCCAGCGGCTGAGCGATTCGCGCGTCCATTCATACTGGCGCGACCGACACAATTCGGCCGCCACGGTTTTCCGATCGTAAACCGCCAGCACTTTTTGCAGCAGCTGCCTGTCTTCGATGTGCTTCCGCTGCGCATCTGCCTGCGCCTGTTGCGCCAGCGGCGGTGCCACTTCGTCAAATTCGCTCATAACTTTGCTGTTTTAGAAAAAAGTGGCGCAAGTGTAACATCTGTTTGACCCGGCGCTCCATCAGTTAGCGTCGCGCTTTGCCGGCTTTGCGGGGTGACAACCTCTGGCTGCACCCTTACACTTGGCGCACGTTATTTTCAGGAGAGCCGAAATGAGCGAAACTGACCGCCCGTTGCTGTCGCTGCCCGGCGGCGCCGATAAACTGCTGTTGCATTCCTGCTGCGCCCCCTGCTCCGGGGAGGTGATGGAAGCGCTACACGCCTCCGGCATCGACTACACCATTTTCTTTTACAACCCCAATATCCATCCGCAGAAAGAGTATCTGCTGCGCAAAGAGGAGAATATCCGCTTTGCCGAGCAGCATGGCGTTCCCTTTGTCGACGCCGATTACGATACCGACAACTGGTTCGAACGTGCCAAAGGCATGGAGTGGGAGCCGGAGCGCGGTGTGCGCTGCACCATGTGCTTCGATATGCGCTTTGAGCGTACCGCGCTTTACGCCTGGGAGCATGGCTTCCCGGTGATCTCCAGCTCGCTGGGCATTTCGCGCTGGAAGAATATGCAGCAGATCAACGACTGCGGCCAGCGCGCGGCGGCGCCTTATGAAGGCATGACTTACTGGGACTACAACTGGCGCAAAAAAGGCGGCTCGGCGCGCATGATTGAGATCAGCAAACGCGAGCGCTTCTACCAGCAGGAGTATTGCGGCTGCGTCTACTCGCTGCGCGACAGCAACCTGCACCGCAAATCCCAGGGCCGTCCATTAATTAAGCTGGGCGTGCTTTAT
This DNA window, taken from Mixta gaviniae, encodes the following:
- a CDS encoding helix-turn-helix domain-containing protein, translating into MRDYCYAHLGQPLSLQTLATLCGLSRFQFLRRFQQHTGMTPHAWLKRLRLEQACRLLSRPEYSVAQVAAEVGFYDQSHFSRAFRQAFAVAPSAW
- a CDS encoding very short patch repair endonuclease; protein product: MADVHTAAVRSKNMRAIRTRDTAIEQRLGNLLTDRGFHYRVQDKNLAGRPDFVLDEQRAIIFVHGCFWHHHHCYLFKVPATRTAFWMGKIGSNVARDRRHIEQLTQQQWKVLVVWECALRGKLKLDDEAIIVRLEEWILASESNAAIDHQGMHPLTLPAEQTEPPG
- a CDS encoding AraC family ligand binding domain-containing protein codes for the protein MDRRGGEQAIMGAQEKPQERVSYYHPQALPGMVLGEAHLTHSDFAPHFHLDYHIGLIADGVQRQDFSGRSDLLTRGRIAIMPPGEVHTGTREGDGGYTLRTFRLAPALLQTLAQEITDAPQRFECGPAIVDAPLLSRQLWHLHAGAAAYQERFDAAALLLLAPLVIQQGALRPMPVSGGLGCRGVNFSGCVITAMRISANRSRCRRWRRCAA
- a CDS encoding epoxyqueuosine reductase QueH, yielding MSETDRPLLSLPGGADKLLLHSCCAPCSGEVMEALHASGIDYTIFFYNPNIHPQKEYLLRKEENIRFAEQHGVPFVDADYDTDNWFERAKGMEWEPERGVRCTMCFDMRFERTALYAWEHGFPVISSSLGISRWKNMQQINDCGQRAAAPYEGMTYWDYNWRKKGGSARMIEISKRERFYQQEYCGCVYSLRDSNLHRKSQGRPLIKLGVLYYGDEEK
- a CDS encoding DNA cytosine methyltransferase, with product MSEFDEVAPPLAQQAQADAQRKHIEDRQLLQKVLAVYDRKTVAAELCRSRQYEWTRESLSRWQTGQGRQRLLTDEERALLQHMLPTPPAHHPDYAFRFIDLFAGIGGIRSGFEAIGGQCVFTSEWNKHAVRTYKANWYCDEQQHRFNQDIRDVTLSQRADIDEQTAWRHIDQSVPDHDVLLAGFPCQPFSLAGVSKKNALGRAHGFACEAQGTLFFDVARIIAAKKPAIFVLENVKNLKSHDKGNTFRIIMQTLDELGYDVADADAAGPDPKIIDGQHFLPQHRERIVLVGFRRELGLKPGFTLRDISRFWPQRRRTLAELLEPQVDAKYILTPTLWKYLYNYARKHQARGNGFGYGLFDPASTHGVVRTLSARYYKDGSEILIDRGWDRALGEANFDHPDNQQRRPRRLTPRECARLMGFETPEGRPFRIPVSDTQAYRQFGNSVIVPVFAAVAQLLRPWIAEAVSKR